In Amphiura filiformis unplaced genomic scaffold, Afil_fr2py scaffold_22, whole genome shotgun sequence, one genomic interval encodes:
- the LOC140143473 gene encoding uncharacterized protein: protein MGQVKSRRSGLTKSKANADEKSNYDKTGIATKDDPACIIDILVDDVLLKIFSLLTVFEKVTVSRTCKRWHSLIREPHLWQTVDFWNGCNLHPPWQSQQDEADYTKKLANTTMRILQSYTDSSLRVVYLRASNWAIMRYLINKCPNLKTLSFLSPDQHTPSTCNNVIIRYFSKIRFSLPLQLEKLQLSFVADRKYERSGYIPKEFWIVSIRQFRNTVMPRILQCQNLRHLTLYKCNKISPEDVEILTSGLPKLQEICLLYFINAALEEILSIIVNNLQDLTSLHIITSQYLNNDGAVEYCINNILHELSHRRKFKDLHVTEAIFNPVSFATMTQALPNMTELGLYDCNCVTDEIMTIIARDLSNLRILLLNESGPYTDIGLKALQYHPSLQSLTICKEPRHRPKLSTVVIFETLLSLPKLKEAKLLLRRKSDQDIIFQPYLDELRAVKPHVRIFTQQQFVLGFCSTMYVGMDMRKFIFFP, encoded by the exons ATGGGTCAAGTCAAGAGTCGACGCAGTGGATTGACGAAATCAAAGGCGAATGCTGACGAGAAGTCGAATTATGACAAGACAGGGATAGCGACAAAAGATGACCCAGCGTGTATCATCGACATACTCGTAGATGATGTACtacttaagatattttctctCTTGACCGTATTTGAGAAGGTTACAGTATCCAG AACATGTAAACGGTGGCACAGTCTCATCAGAGAGCCACACTTGTGGCAAACTGTAGACTTTTGGAATGGCTGTAACCTGCACCCACCATGGCAGAGTCAACAGGATGAAGCTGATTACACTAAGAAGTTAGCAAACACAACAATGCGAATCCTTCAATCCTACACAGACTCCTCGCTGAGAGTGGTGTATCTCAGGGCTTCAAACTGGGCCATTATGCGATACTTGATCAATAAGTGCCCAAATCTAAAAACGCTTTCATTTCTTTCACCAGATCAACACACTCCTTCTACTTGCAATAATGTTATAATTAGGTATTTTTCCAAGATCAGATTTAGTTTACCTTTACAACTTGAAAAGCTTCAGCTATCCTTCGTTGCTGACAGAAAATATGAACGTTCTGGGTATATACCTAAAGAATTTTGGATAGTATCAATCAGACAATTCAGAAACACTGTCATGCCAAGAAttctacaatgtcaaaatttacGCCACCTAACACTTTATAAGTGTAATAAAATATCACCAGAAGACGTGGAAATATTGACGTCTGGATTACCAAAGCTTCAAGAAATATGTCTGCTTTATTTCATCAATGCAGCTCTAGAAGAGATCCTAAGCATAATTGTTAACAACCTTCAAGACTTGACAAGCCTTCATATAATAACGTCTCAATATTTAAACAATGATGGAGCAGTTGAGTACTGTATAAACAATATTTTACATGAATTAAGTCATCGAAGAAAGTTTAAAGATCTTCACGTCACAGAGGCTATATTTAACCCGGTATCTTTTGCTACTATGACTCAAGCACTACCTAATATGACAGAATTGGGGCTTTATGATTGCAACTGCGTAACTGATGAAATTATGACAATAATAGCACGTGATCTATCAAATCTAAGAATTTTATTATTAAACGAGTCCGGACCGTACACCGACATAGGGTTAAAAGCATTGCAGTATCATCCGTCTTTGCAATCATTGACTATTTGCAAGGAGCCGCGACATAGACCGAAACTATCGACAGTTGTAATATTTGAAACGCTTCTGTCGTTACCAAAGCTCAAGGAAGCAAAACTTCTGTTGCGCAGAAAGTCCGATCAAGATATTATCTTCCAGCCATATTTGGATGAACTTCGCGCAGTTAAGCCACATGTAAGGATCTTCACCCAGCAGCAGTTTGTGCTCGGGTTTTGCAGCACCATGTACGTTGGAATGGATAtgagaaaatttatattttttccgTAA